GGCGGTAAGCCACTGATGAATGCGGGGGGCTGAGATGTATAAAACCTTCTTCAAGCTACAGAGCAGTCCGTTCGGAACCAGTCCCGACCCCCGGTTCCTCTACATGATGCCCCACACGCGCGAGGCCCTGGCGTGTCTGGAGTACGGAATCTCCGCACGAAAGGGGTTTACGGTTCTGACAGGCGAGGTGGGCACCGGAAAGACGACACTGCTCCGCCGGGCGTTGAGCTCCTTCAGCGGCCGCAAGGTCTCCACGTCGTTCGTCTTCAATCCACGCCTCGATGTGCTGGACTTCCTGGAGTTTGTGTTGACCGACTTCGGCATTGTGCCGGCGACGCGAACCAAGTCGGGCATGCTGCTGCAGTTGAATCGCTGGCTGATCGAACGCTTCCGTATGGAAGAGACCTGCGTGGTGGTTGTCGATGAGGCTCAGAATCTCTCCTGGGAGCTGTTGGAGGAGATTCGGTTGCTGACCAACCTTGAGACCTCGTCGGAGAAGCTGTTGCAGATTGTGCTATCTGGCCAGCCCGAGCTCGAAGAGAAGCTGCGCCATCCAAGCGTGAGGCAGCTCCGGCAGCGCGTGTCTCTGTGGTGCCGTACCCAGGCTTTGACCGAGAGCCAGACCCATGCCTACGTCGCCGAGCGCCTGAGAATAGCCGGTGCAAGCTGGCCGCTCTTCTCGCCTGAGGCGCTGGATCTGGTTCATCGCGCGAGCCGGGGAATTCCGCGCATCATCAACCTGCTTTGCGAGCACTCACTTATCGTGGCCTATGTCGAACAGGTGCAGCAGGTGACTGCGACGATCGTCGAGGGTGTCGCGGCGGAGCTTGAGCTGGAGGTGCTGCCGTTCATGCTCTCGTCGGCGGTGATTGGTAACGGCGACAAGCAGCCCGCTTTTAACTCGAAAGAAGACAATTTTATGGCAGCTTTCAATAGAGAGCCGGGAAGGCACGACCGATGAGCCGCATTTACGAAGCACTCCAGAAGGCAGAGTCCGAGCGGAGGTTGGAGCGGCGCGAGCCGGAGCCGCGAACTCCGGAGGAGCCATTCAACTCAACGATCTATGCGACGGCCGTCGCCACAGCTGAGGAAGAGCGCACAGACGTTGCTACGGTCACTGAACCTTATGTCGAGCCGTCTGTCGTTCGAGTGGACCCAAACGCGC
This Tunturibacter gelidoferens DNA region includes the following protein-coding sequences:
- a CDS encoding ExeA family protein — protein: MYKTFFKLQSSPFGTSPDPRFLYMMPHTREALACLEYGISARKGFTVLTGEVGTGKTTLLRRALSSFSGRKVSTSFVFNPRLDVLDFLEFVLTDFGIVPATRTKSGMLLQLNRWLIERFRMEETCVVVVDEAQNLSWELLEEIRLLTNLETSSEKLLQIVLSGQPELEEKLRHPSVRQLRQRVSLWCRTQALTESQTHAYVAERLRIAGASWPLFSPEALDLVHRASRGIPRIINLLCEHSLIVAYVEQVQQVTATIVEGVAAELELEVLPFMLSSAVIGNGDKQPAFNSKEDNFMAAFNREPGRHDR